A genomic window from Carassius auratus strain Wakin unplaced genomic scaffold, ASM336829v1 scaf_tig00216169, whole genome shotgun sequence includes:
- the st8sia5 gene encoding alpha-2,8-sialyltransferase 8E isoform X1 yields the protein MGYSDPTANRDLLGNRSLCFIFICAFGLVTLLQQILYGKNYIKSGQHFSRLKGEEVGNWSGLISYPDDGGMKPARNGRKRCVRQNFPHSEAQSSVVITPCLADIKKKKKEKKRYLERPDGSLEFNSTSCKELRQEITDVKVLTMVKTSELFERWRNLQVCKWEQNKEEADNFKTSLSRCCNAPSFLFTTKRNTPSGTKLRYEVDTSGILHISPEVFKMFPDDMPYSKSQFKKCAVIGNGGIIKNSKCGREIDAADFVFRCNIPPISDMYSEDVGSKTDLVTVNPSIITERFQKLEKWRKPFYDVLRNYENSSVVLPAFYNTRNTDVSFRVKYMLDDFESARGVFFFHPQYLLNVQRFWAVQGVRAKRLSSGLMLVTAAMELCEQVHLYGFWAFPMNPSGIFITHHYYDNVKPRPGFHAMPHEIFNFMHMHARGIVHVHTGPCR from the exons ATGGGCTACTCAGATCCGACAGCTAATAGAGATCTGTTAGGAAACAGAtccttgtgttttattttcatatgtgCTTTTGGACTGGTCACCTTATTGCAGCAAATCCTCTATGGCAAGAACTACATTAAAAG TGGGCAACATTTTTCCCGCCTCAAAGGAGAGGAGGTGGGCAACTGGAGCGGGCTCATTAGTTACCCCGATGATGGAGGGATGAAGCCGGCCAGAAATGGGAGGAAAAG ATGTGTCCGTCAGAATTTTCCGCATTCTGAGGCTCAGAGCTCCGTAGTTATCACGCCCTGCCTAGCTgatattaagaagaaaaaaaaagaaaagaaaag GTATCTGGAACGCCCCGATGGCTCTCTGGAGTTCAACTCCACTTCCTGCAAGGAACTACGGCAGGAAATCACAGATGTGAAAGTACTGACCAT GGTGAAGACTTCAGAGCTGTTTGAGCGATGGAGGAACCTGCAGGTGTGTAAGTGGGAGCAAAACAAGGAGGAGGCGGATAACTTCAA AACGTCTCTGTCACGTTGCTGCAATGCCCCCTCCTTCCTGTTTACCACAAAGAGAAACACTCCCTCGGGCACCAAACTGCGTTATGAGGTGGATACGAGTGGAATCTTGCACATCAGCCCGGAGGTCTTTAAAATGTTCCCTGAT GACATGCCCTATTCCAAATCCCAGTTTAAGAAATGTGCCGTCATCGGGAACGGGGGCATCATCAAAAACAGCAAATGTGGACGAGAGATTGATGCAGCTGACTTTGTCTTCCG ATGTAATATTCCTCCCATCTCAGATATGTACAGTGAAGATGTGGGATCTAAGACTGACCTTGTTACAGTAAATCCCAGCATTATAACTGAGAG GTTTCAAAAGTTGGAGAAATGGAGAAAGCCATTTTACGATGTTCTGCGGAACTACGAGAACTCCTCTGTGGTTTTGCCAGCGTTCTATAACACGAGGAACACAGACGTGTCGTTCCGCGTGAAGTACATGCTGGATGACTTCGAGTCGGCCCGCGGCGTGTTCTTCTTCCACCCTCAGTATCTGCTGAACGTGCAGCGCTTCTGGGCCGTGCAGGGCGTCCGCGCCAAACGCCTCAGCAGCGGACTGATGCTGGTCACCGCAGCCATGGAGTTATGTGAACAAGTGCATCTCTATGGCTTCTGGGCATTTCCCATGAACCCCTCCGGAATCTTCATAACACACCATTACTATGACAACGTCAAGCCCCGCCCCGGATTCCACGCCATGCCACATGAGATCTTCAACTTCATGCACATGCACGCTCGCGGCATCGTGCACGTGCACACGGGCCCCTGCAGGTGA
- the st8sia5 gene encoding alpha-2,8-sialyltransferase 8E isoform X5, producing the protein MKPARNGRKRCVRQNFPHSEAQSSVVITPCLADIKKKKKEKKRYLERPDGSLEFNSTSCKELRQEITDVKVLTMVKTSELFERWRNLQVCKWEQNKEEADNFKTSLSRCCNAPSFLFTTKRNTPSGTKLRYEVDTSGILHISPEVFKMFPDDMPYSKSQFKKCAVIGNGGIIKNSKCGREIDAADFVFRCNIPPISDMYSEDVGSKTDLVTVNPSIITERFQKLEKWRKPFYDVLRNYENSSVVLPAFYNTRNTDVSFRVKYMLDDFESARGVFFFHPQYLLNVQRFWAVQGVRAKRLSSGLMLVTAAMELCEQVHLYGFWAFPMNPSGIFITHHYYDNVKPRPGFHAMPHEIFNFMHMHARGIVHVHTGPCR; encoded by the exons ATGAAGCCGGCCAGAAATGGGAGGAAAAG ATGTGTCCGTCAGAATTTTCCGCATTCTGAGGCTCAGAGCTCCGTAGTTATCACGCCCTGCCTAGCTgatattaagaagaaaaaaaaagaaaagaaaag GTATCTGGAACGCCCCGATGGCTCTCTGGAGTTCAACTCCACTTCCTGCAAGGAACTACGGCAGGAAATCACAGATGTGAAAGTACTGACCAT GGTGAAGACTTCAGAGCTGTTTGAGCGATGGAGGAACCTGCAGGTGTGTAAGTGGGAGCAAAACAAGGAGGAGGCGGATAACTTCAA AACGTCTCTGTCACGTTGCTGCAATGCCCCCTCCTTCCTGTTTACCACAAAGAGAAACACTCCCTCGGGCACCAAACTGCGTTATGAGGTGGATACGAGTGGAATCTTGCACATCAGCCCGGAGGTCTTTAAAATGTTCCCTGAT GACATGCCCTATTCCAAATCCCAGTTTAAGAAATGTGCCGTCATCGGGAACGGGGGCATCATCAAAAACAGCAAATGTGGACGAGAGATTGATGCAGCTGACTTTGTCTTCCG ATGTAATATTCCTCCCATCTCAGATATGTACAGTGAAGATGTGGGATCTAAGACTGACCTTGTTACAGTAAATCCCAGCATTATAACTGAGAG GTTTCAAAAGTTGGAGAAATGGAGAAAGCCATTTTACGATGTTCTGCGGAACTACGAGAACTCCTCTGTGGTTTTGCCAGCGTTCTATAACACGAGGAACACAGACGTGTCGTTCCGCGTGAAGTACATGCTGGATGACTTCGAGTCGGCCCGCGGCGTGTTCTTCTTCCACCCTCAGTATCTGCTGAACGTGCAGCGCTTCTGGGCCGTGCAGGGCGTCCGCGCCAAACGCCTCAGCAGCGGACTGATGCTGGTCACCGCAGCCATGGAGTTATGTGAACAAGTGCATCTCTATGGCTTCTGGGCATTTCCCATGAACCCCTCCGGAATCTTCATAACACACCATTACTATGACAACGTCAAGCCCCGCCCCGGATTCCACGCCATGCCACATGAGATCTTCAACTTCATGCACATGCACGCTCGCGGCATCGTGCACGTGCACACGGGCCCCTGCAGGTGA
- the st8sia5 gene encoding alpha-2,8-sialyltransferase 8E isoform X2, which translates to MGYSDPTANRDLLGNRSLCFIFICAFGLVTLLQQILYGKNYIKSGQHFSRLKGEEVGNWSGLISYPDDGGMKPARNGRKRYLERPDGSLEFNSTSCKELRQEITDVKVLTMVKTSELFERWRNLQVCKWEQNKEEADNFKTSLSRCCNAPSFLFTTKRNTPSGTKLRYEVDTSGILHISPEVFKMFPDDMPYSKSQFKKCAVIGNGGIIKNSKCGREIDAADFVFRCNIPPISDMYSEDVGSKTDLVTVNPSIITERFQKLEKWRKPFYDVLRNYENSSVVLPAFYNTRNTDVSFRVKYMLDDFESARGVFFFHPQYLLNVQRFWAVQGVRAKRLSSGLMLVTAAMELCEQVHLYGFWAFPMNPSGIFITHHYYDNVKPRPGFHAMPHEIFNFMHMHARGIVHVHTGPCR; encoded by the exons ATGGGCTACTCAGATCCGACAGCTAATAGAGATCTGTTAGGAAACAGAtccttgtgttttattttcatatgtgCTTTTGGACTGGTCACCTTATTGCAGCAAATCCTCTATGGCAAGAACTACATTAAAAG TGGGCAACATTTTTCCCGCCTCAAAGGAGAGGAGGTGGGCAACTGGAGCGGGCTCATTAGTTACCCCGATGATGGAGGGATGAAGCCGGCCAGAAATGGGAGGAAAAG GTATCTGGAACGCCCCGATGGCTCTCTGGAGTTCAACTCCACTTCCTGCAAGGAACTACGGCAGGAAATCACAGATGTGAAAGTACTGACCAT GGTGAAGACTTCAGAGCTGTTTGAGCGATGGAGGAACCTGCAGGTGTGTAAGTGGGAGCAAAACAAGGAGGAGGCGGATAACTTCAA AACGTCTCTGTCACGTTGCTGCAATGCCCCCTCCTTCCTGTTTACCACAAAGAGAAACACTCCCTCGGGCACCAAACTGCGTTATGAGGTGGATACGAGTGGAATCTTGCACATCAGCCCGGAGGTCTTTAAAATGTTCCCTGAT GACATGCCCTATTCCAAATCCCAGTTTAAGAAATGTGCCGTCATCGGGAACGGGGGCATCATCAAAAACAGCAAATGTGGACGAGAGATTGATGCAGCTGACTTTGTCTTCCG ATGTAATATTCCTCCCATCTCAGATATGTACAGTGAAGATGTGGGATCTAAGACTGACCTTGTTACAGTAAATCCCAGCATTATAACTGAGAG GTTTCAAAAGTTGGAGAAATGGAGAAAGCCATTTTACGATGTTCTGCGGAACTACGAGAACTCCTCTGTGGTTTTGCCAGCGTTCTATAACACGAGGAACACAGACGTGTCGTTCCGCGTGAAGTACATGCTGGATGACTTCGAGTCGGCCCGCGGCGTGTTCTTCTTCCACCCTCAGTATCTGCTGAACGTGCAGCGCTTCTGGGCCGTGCAGGGCGTCCGCGCCAAACGCCTCAGCAGCGGACTGATGCTGGTCACCGCAGCCATGGAGTTATGTGAACAAGTGCATCTCTATGGCTTCTGGGCATTTCCCATGAACCCCTCCGGAATCTTCATAACACACCATTACTATGACAACGTCAAGCCCCGCCCCGGATTCCACGCCATGCCACATGAGATCTTCAACTTCATGCACATGCACGCTCGCGGCATCGTGCACGTGCACACGGGCCCCTGCAGGTGA
- the st8sia5 gene encoding alpha-2,8-sialyltransferase 8E isoform X4 encodes MGYSDPTANRDLLGNRSLCFIFICAFGLVTLLQQILYGKNYIKRYLERPDGSLEFNSTSCKELRQEITDVKVLTMVKTSELFERWRNLQVCKWEQNKEEADNFKTSLSRCCNAPSFLFTTKRNTPSGTKLRYEVDTSGILHISPEVFKMFPDDMPYSKSQFKKCAVIGNGGIIKNSKCGREIDAADFVFRCNIPPISDMYSEDVGSKTDLVTVNPSIITERFQKLEKWRKPFYDVLRNYENSSVVLPAFYNTRNTDVSFRVKYMLDDFESARGVFFFHPQYLLNVQRFWAVQGVRAKRLSSGLMLVTAAMELCEQVHLYGFWAFPMNPSGIFITHHYYDNVKPRPGFHAMPHEIFNFMHMHARGIVHVHTGPCR; translated from the exons ATGGGCTACTCAGATCCGACAGCTAATAGAGATCTGTTAGGAAACAGAtccttgtgttttattttcatatgtgCTTTTGGACTGGTCACCTTATTGCAGCAAATCCTCTATGGCAAGAACTACATTAAAAG GTATCTGGAACGCCCCGATGGCTCTCTGGAGTTCAACTCCACTTCCTGCAAGGAACTACGGCAGGAAATCACAGATGTGAAAGTACTGACCAT GGTGAAGACTTCAGAGCTGTTTGAGCGATGGAGGAACCTGCAGGTGTGTAAGTGGGAGCAAAACAAGGAGGAGGCGGATAACTTCAA AACGTCTCTGTCACGTTGCTGCAATGCCCCCTCCTTCCTGTTTACCACAAAGAGAAACACTCCCTCGGGCACCAAACTGCGTTATGAGGTGGATACGAGTGGAATCTTGCACATCAGCCCGGAGGTCTTTAAAATGTTCCCTGAT GACATGCCCTATTCCAAATCCCAGTTTAAGAAATGTGCCGTCATCGGGAACGGGGGCATCATCAAAAACAGCAAATGTGGACGAGAGATTGATGCAGCTGACTTTGTCTTCCG ATGTAATATTCCTCCCATCTCAGATATGTACAGTGAAGATGTGGGATCTAAGACTGACCTTGTTACAGTAAATCCCAGCATTATAACTGAGAG GTTTCAAAAGTTGGAGAAATGGAGAAAGCCATTTTACGATGTTCTGCGGAACTACGAGAACTCCTCTGTGGTTTTGCCAGCGTTCTATAACACGAGGAACACAGACGTGTCGTTCCGCGTGAAGTACATGCTGGATGACTTCGAGTCGGCCCGCGGCGTGTTCTTCTTCCACCCTCAGTATCTGCTGAACGTGCAGCGCTTCTGGGCCGTGCAGGGCGTCCGCGCCAAACGCCTCAGCAGCGGACTGATGCTGGTCACCGCAGCCATGGAGTTATGTGAACAAGTGCATCTCTATGGCTTCTGGGCATTTCCCATGAACCCCTCCGGAATCTTCATAACACACCATTACTATGACAACGTCAAGCCCCGCCCCGGATTCCACGCCATGCCACATGAGATCTTCAACTTCATGCACATGCACGCTCGCGGCATCGTGCACGTGCACACGGGCCCCTGCAGGTGA
- the st8sia5 gene encoding alpha-2,8-sialyltransferase 8E isoform X3 — MGYSDPTANRDLLGNRSLCFIFICAFGLVTLLQQILYGKNYIKSGQHFSRLKGEEVGNWSGLISYPDDGGMKPARNGRKRVKTSELFERWRNLQVCKWEQNKEEADNFKTSLSRCCNAPSFLFTTKRNTPSGTKLRYEVDTSGILHISPEVFKMFPDDMPYSKSQFKKCAVIGNGGIIKNSKCGREIDAADFVFRCNIPPISDMYSEDVGSKTDLVTVNPSIITERFQKLEKWRKPFYDVLRNYENSSVVLPAFYNTRNTDVSFRVKYMLDDFESARGVFFFHPQYLLNVQRFWAVQGVRAKRLSSGLMLVTAAMELCEQVHLYGFWAFPMNPSGIFITHHYYDNVKPRPGFHAMPHEIFNFMHMHARGIVHVHTGPCR; from the exons ATGGGCTACTCAGATCCGACAGCTAATAGAGATCTGTTAGGAAACAGAtccttgtgttttattttcatatgtgCTTTTGGACTGGTCACCTTATTGCAGCAAATCCTCTATGGCAAGAACTACATTAAAAG TGGGCAACATTTTTCCCGCCTCAAAGGAGAGGAGGTGGGCAACTGGAGCGGGCTCATTAGTTACCCCGATGATGGAGGGATGAAGCCGGCCAGAAATGGGAGGAAAAG GGTGAAGACTTCAGAGCTGTTTGAGCGATGGAGGAACCTGCAGGTGTGTAAGTGGGAGCAAAACAAGGAGGAGGCGGATAACTTCAA AACGTCTCTGTCACGTTGCTGCAATGCCCCCTCCTTCCTGTTTACCACAAAGAGAAACACTCCCTCGGGCACCAAACTGCGTTATGAGGTGGATACGAGTGGAATCTTGCACATCAGCCCGGAGGTCTTTAAAATGTTCCCTGAT GACATGCCCTATTCCAAATCCCAGTTTAAGAAATGTGCCGTCATCGGGAACGGGGGCATCATCAAAAACAGCAAATGTGGACGAGAGATTGATGCAGCTGACTTTGTCTTCCG ATGTAATATTCCTCCCATCTCAGATATGTACAGTGAAGATGTGGGATCTAAGACTGACCTTGTTACAGTAAATCCCAGCATTATAACTGAGAG GTTTCAAAAGTTGGAGAAATGGAGAAAGCCATTTTACGATGTTCTGCGGAACTACGAGAACTCCTCTGTGGTTTTGCCAGCGTTCTATAACACGAGGAACACAGACGTGTCGTTCCGCGTGAAGTACATGCTGGATGACTTCGAGTCGGCCCGCGGCGTGTTCTTCTTCCACCCTCAGTATCTGCTGAACGTGCAGCGCTTCTGGGCCGTGCAGGGCGTCCGCGCCAAACGCCTCAGCAGCGGACTGATGCTGGTCACCGCAGCCATGGAGTTATGTGAACAAGTGCATCTCTATGGCTTCTGGGCATTTCCCATGAACCCCTCCGGAATCTTCATAACACACCATTACTATGACAACGTCAAGCCCCGCCCCGGATTCCACGCCATGCCACATGAGATCTTCAACTTCATGCACATGCACGCTCGCGGCATCGTGCACGTGCACACGGGCCCCTGCAGGTGA